One Marinibacterium anthonyi genomic region harbors:
- the pstA gene encoding Phosphate transport system permease protein PstA, with protein sequence MTMENAAAPQKRHGASLLVQDPHTRRRQAREKRFQALGIAAIVIGILFLVILLTQIIGNGGKAFTQTFIDVPVYLDPAKLDKNGNRDLEEIKKATTFTYDPLIQNGLLGVVQKAGIDTPLQKGSQMKALISRSAAGQVREFVLNNPERIGDTVDFRIFAAPSVDGYFKGRVTRDSIARDKNISTEDLDLADQLTQAGIMHRGFNWTFITGSDASDLRPEQSGFGQSMLGSLAMMFVVLLVCLPISVAASIYLEEFAPKNRFTDFIEVNISNLAAVPSIVFGILALAAFIQFGGGTLGIQQLRSSAPLVGGLALSLMTLPTIIIATRASLKAVPPSIKDAALGLGASKMQAVFHHVLPLAMPGILTGTIIGLAAALGETAPLLMIGMVAFVQMDVNSVGGFFTSPNVGMPAEIYIWASRADGAWYERAWGGIIILLVFLMTMNIIAIILRRRFERRW encoded by the coding sequence ATGACCATGGAGAACGCAGCCGCGCCCCAGAAGCGGCACGGCGCTTCGCTGCTGGTGCAGGACCCGCATACCCGCCGCCGGCAAGCCCGCGAGAAGCGGTTCCAGGCGCTTGGCATCGCGGCCATCGTGATCGGGATCCTGTTCCTGGTGATCCTGCTGACCCAGATCATCGGCAATGGCGGCAAGGCCTTTACCCAGACCTTCATCGACGTGCCGGTCTACCTGGATCCCGCCAAGCTGGACAAGAACGGCAACCGCGACCTTGAAGAGATCAAGAAGGCCACCACCTTCACCTACGATCCGCTGATCCAGAACGGTCTGCTGGGCGTGGTGCAGAAGGCCGGCATCGACACGCCGCTGCAAAAGGGCAGCCAGATGAAGGCGCTGATCTCGCGCTCGGCCGCGGGACAGGTGCGGGAATTCGTGCTGAACAACCCCGAGCGGATCGGCGACACGGTGGATTTCCGCATCTTCGCGGCGCCGTCGGTCGATGGATATTTCAAGGGCCGCGTGACCCGCGACAGCATTGCCCGCGACAAGAACATCAGCACCGAAGACCTGGACCTGGCCGATCAGCTGACCCAGGCCGGGATCATGCACCGGGGGTTCAACTGGACGTTCATCACCGGGTCGGACGCGTCCGACCTGCGCCCCGAACAATCGGGCTTTGGCCAGTCGATGCTGGGCTCGCTGGCGATGATGTTCGTGGTGCTGCTGGTCTGCCTGCCGATCTCGGTCGCGGCGTCGATCTACCTGGAAGAATTCGCGCCCAAGAACCGGTTCACCGATTTCATCGAGGTCAACATCTCGAACCTGGCCGCCGTGCCGTCGATCGTCTTCGGGATCCTGGCGCTGGCGGCGTTCATCCAGTTCGGCGGCGGCACGCTGGGGATCCAGCAGCTACGGTCGTCCGCGCCGCTGGTCGGCGGGCTGGCGCTGTCGCTGATGACGCTGCCCACGATCATCATCGCCACGCGCGCGTCGCTGAAGGCGGTGCCGCCGTCGATCAAGGACGCCGCGCTTGGCCTGGGCGCATCCAAGATGCAGGCGGTGTTCCACCACGTCCTGCCGCTGGCCATGCCGGGGATCCTGACAGGCACGATCATCGGCCTGGCCGCCGCGCTTGGCGAAACCGCGCCGCTGCTGATGATCGGCATGGTCGCCTTTGTGCAGATGGATGTGAATTCGGTCGGCGGCTTCTTCACGAGCCCGAACGTGGGGATGCCCGCCGAGATCTATATCTGGGCCAGCCGCGCCGATGGAGCATGGTACGAACGGGCCTGGGGTGGCATCATCATCCTGCTCGTGTTCCTGATGACCATGAACATCATCGCCATCATCTTGCGCCGCCGCTTCGAGCGCCGCTGGTAA
- the pstC gene encoding Phosphate transport system permease protein PstC codes for MPLSLLLLILLALGSVGFVLGRQRAMSSAGGEIRELHSLPIYYGSNVFISALLPAVAFLIVALVVAPMYVESHVSRMITAADVRDGSSRNLVMAEVRRVADGLDNAVAIGAMPEDMARNARADFTDMTARLKDAGQIITADVTVNVLKAAQEYRASTKRIHTIVIVVTILLALAGFAYGYMRTHKDFRARNTVEKALLAILIVAASIAVLTTVGIILSLAFNTIDFFRLYPWQQYLFGTTWQPKSGGGVNQPLGLIPLLWGTMYISFIALLVAVPIGLFAAIYLSEYASRRVRGIVKPALEVLAGIPSIVYGLFALLTVGPTLMKVFGPGALGWMGGASSVMTAGLVMGIMLIPFVSSLSDDIINAVPQAMRDGSYGLGATQSETIRQVILPAALPGIVGAIILAASRAIGETMLVVFGAGAAGRLSLNPFEAMTTVTAKIVSQLTGDADFTAPEVLVAYALGTTLFVVTLILNYIAQHIVAKYREQYT; via the coding sequence ATGCCCCTGTCCTTGCTACTCCTGATACTCCTGGCGCTTGGCAGCGTGGGCTTCGTGCTTGGCCGCCAGCGGGCGATGTCGTCGGCCGGCGGCGAGATCCGCGAACTGCATTCCCTGCCCATCTACTACGGGTCCAACGTTTTCATTTCCGCGCTGCTGCCGGCGGTGGCCTTCCTGATCGTCGCGCTGGTCGTGGCGCCGATGTACGTCGAGAGCCACGTGTCCAGGATGATCACCGCCGCCGATGTCCGCGACGGGTCGAGCAGGAACCTGGTGATGGCCGAAGTCCGCCGGGTCGCGGACGGGCTGGACAATGCCGTGGCCATCGGCGCGATGCCCGAGGACATGGCCCGCAACGCGCGCGCCGATTTCACCGACATGACCGCCCGGCTGAAGGACGCCGGCCAGATCATCACCGCCGACGTGACCGTCAACGTGCTGAAGGCGGCGCAGGAATACCGCGCCTCGACCAAGCGGATCCACACGATCGTCATCGTGGTGACGATCCTGCTGGCGCTGGCGGGCTTTGCCTATGGCTACATGCGCACGCACAAGGATTTCCGCGCCCGCAACACGGTGGAAAAGGCGCTGCTGGCGATCCTGATCGTCGCGGCGTCGATCGCGGTGCTGACCACGGTGGGGATCATCCTGTCGCTGGCTTTCAACACCATCGATTTCTTCCGGCTCTATCCCTGGCAGCAGTACCTGTTCGGCACCACCTGGCAGCCCAAGTCGGGCGGCGGCGTGAACCAGCCGCTGGGCCTGATCCCGCTGCTGTGGGGCACGATGTACATCTCGTTCATCGCGCTGCTGGTCGCCGTCCCGATCGGGCTGTTCGCGGCGATCTACCTGTCGGAATATGCGTCCAGACGGGTGCGGGGGATCGTCAAGCCGGCGCTGGAAGTGCTGGCGGGGATCCCGTCGATCGTCTACGGGCTTTTCGCGCTGCTGACCGTCGGGCCGACGCTGATGAAGGTCTTCGGACCCGGCGCGCTTGGCTGGATGGGTGGTGCGTCGTCGGTCATGACCGCCGGCCTGGTGATGGGCATCATGCTGATCCCCTTCGTCAGTTCGCTGTCGGACGACATCATCAACGCCGTGCCGCAGGCGATGCGCGACGGATCCTATGGCCTGGGCGCGACCCAGTCGGAAACCATCCGCCAGGTGATCCTGCCGGCGGCGCTGCCGGGCATCGTCGGGGCCATCATCCTGGCCGCCTCGCGCGCCATCGGGGAAACCATGCTGGTGGTGTTCGGGGCAGGGGCCGCGGGCCGGCTGTCGCTGAACCCGTTCGAGGCCATGACCACCGTGACCGCCAAGATCGTGTCGCAGTTGACCGGGGACGCGGATTTCACCGCACCCGAAGTGCTGGTGGCCTATGCGCTTGGCACGACCCTTTTCGTGGTGACGCTGATCCTGAACTACATCGCCCAGCACATCGTCGCCAAGTACCGGGAGCAATACACATGA